The Bubalus kerabau isolate K-KA32 ecotype Philippines breed swamp buffalo chromosome X, PCC_UOA_SB_1v2, whole genome shotgun sequence genome has a segment encoding these proteins:
- the CXCR3 gene encoding C-X-C chemokine receptor type 3, which produces MVPENNFQGLHTLYALPPQMSERQEFQASDFAYLLENSSYDYGENETYFCCTSPPCPQDFSLNFDRTFLPVLYSLLFVLGLLGNGIVAAVLLSQRAALSSTDTFLLHLAVADALLVLTLPLWAVDAAIQWVFGSGLCKVAGALFNINFYAGALLLACISFDRYLSIVHATQLYRRGPPTRVALTCVAVWGLCLLFALPDFIFLSSHHDNRLNATHCQYNFPQEGHTALRILQLVAGFLLPLLVMAYCYARILAVLLVSRGQRRLRAMRLVVVVVVAFALCWTPYHLVVLVDTLMDLGALARNCGRESSVDIAKSVTSGMGYMHCCLNPLLYAFVGVKFRERMWVLLVRLGCPDQRCHQRQPSASRRESSWSETTEASYSGL; this is translated from the exons ATGGTCCCTGAG AATAACTTCCAAGGCCTTCACACGCTCTATGCCCTCCCTCCACAGATGAGTGAACGCCAAGAGTTCCAAGCTTCAGATTTTGCCTACCTCCTGGAAAACTCTTCCTATGACTACGGAGAAAATGAGACCTACTTCTGTTGTACTTCCCCACCCTGCCCGCAGGACTTCAGCCTCAACTTCGACCGCACCTTCCTGCCCGTCCTCTACAGCCTCCTCTTTGTGCTGGGGCTTCTGGGTAATGGCATCGTGGCAGCCGTGCTGCTGAGCCAGAGGGCGGCCCTGAGCAGCACCGACACCTTTCTGCTGCACTTGGCTGTGGCCGATGCACTGCTGGTGCTGACACTCCCTCTCTGGGCAGTGGATGCAGCCATCCAGTGGGTCTTTGGCTCTGGCCTCTGCAAAGTGGCGGGTGCACTCTTCAACATCAACTTCTACGCGGGGGCCCTCCTGCTGGCCTGCATCAGCTTCGATCGGTACCTGAGCATTGTGCACGCCACCCAGCTCTACCGCCGGGGCCCCCCGACTCGCGTGGCCCTCACCTGTGTGGCAGTCTGGGGGCTCTGTCTGCTCTTTGCGCTCCCAGACTTCATCTTCCTGTCCTCCCACCATGACAACCGCCTCAATGCCACCCACTGCCAGTATAACTTCCCGCAGGAGGGCCACACGGCTCTGCGCATCCTGCAGCTGGTGGCAGGCTTCCTGCTGCCCCTGCTGGTCATGGCCTATTGCTATGCCCGCATCCTGGCTGTGCTGCTGGTCTCCAGGGGCCAGCGGCGACTCAGAGCCATgcggctggtggtggtggtggtggtggccttTGCCCTCTGCTGGACCCCCTACCACCTGGTGGTGCTGGTGGACACCCTCATGGACCTGGGGGCCTTAGCCCGTAACTGCGGCAGAGAAAGCAGTGTGGACATAGCCAAGTCGGTCACGTCCGGCATGGGCTACATGCACTGCTGCCTCAACCCACTGCTCTACGCCTTTGTGGGCGTCAAGTTCCGAGAGCGGATGTGGGTGCTACTCGTGCGTCTGGGCTGCCCTGACCAGAGGTGCCACCAGCGGCAGCCGTCAGCTTCCCGCCGGGAATCATCCTGGTCTGAGACCACAGAGGCCTCCTACTCAGGCCTGTGA